AAAAAACAGCGATTAAACTTTTAAAAGAATTTGGCAGTGTTGAAAATTTGCTTCAAAATCTTTCTCAACTCAAAGGTAAGATAAAGGAAAATATAGAAAATAATAAAGAATTAGCTGTAATGAGTAAAAGACTTGCAACTATAAAAAGAGACATTCCTATTGAGATAGATTTTGAGGAATATAGAGTAAAAGACTTTAATGAGGAGAAGCTTTTGGAGCTTTTTAATAAATTAGAATTCTTTAGTTTGATTGATAACATAAAGAAAAAAAATAACGTAGAGATTGTAAATAATCATAAAGTTCAAAAATGGTCAAAAGTAGATATAAGAAAATTAATAACTTTATTGCAAGACAGCAGAAATATTGCTTTTTATCCACTAATTTATGAAGGGGAAATAAAGAAAATAGCTTTTTCTTTTGGAGAGGATACTGTTTATATTGATGTTTTTCAAATAGAAGATTTAAAAGAGATTTTTGAAAAAGAAGAGTTTGAATTTACAACCCACGAAATAAAAGATTTTTTAGTTAAACTCTCTTATAAAGGAATAGAGTGTAAAAGCAAGTACATAGATACTGCTGTAATGGCTTATCTTTTAAATCCTTCTGAGTCTAACTATGATTTGGACCGCGTGCTGAAAAAATATTTAAAGGTGGATGTTCCATCTTATGAAGAGGTATTTGGCAAAGGTAGGGATAAAAAGAAGCTTGAAGAAATAGGAGAAGATATACTTGCAGATTACATTTGCAGTAGATGTGTACATCTATTCGATTTAAGAGAAAAGTTGATGAATTTTATTGAAGAAATGGACATGAAAAAACTTTTATTAGAAATAGAAATGCCTCTTGTAGAAGTTTTAAAATTAATGGAAGTAAGTGGTTTTACATTAGATAAAGAAGTCCTAAAAGAGCTTTCACAAAAAATAGATGATAGAATAGCAGAAATACTAGATAAAATTTATAAAGAGGCAGGGTATCAATTTAATGTAAATTCCCCTAAGCAATTAAGTGAATTTTTGTTTGAAAAGTTAAATTTACCAGTAATAAAGAAAACAAAAACAGGATATTCTACAGATTCTGAAGTTTTAGAGCAATTAGTTCCTTATAATGATGTTGTCAGTGATATAATAGAGTATAGGCAACTTACAAAACTTAAATCTACTTATATAGATGGATTTTTGCCTCTCATGGATGAAAACAATAGAGTACATTCTAATTTTAAGCAAATGGTCACTGCTACAGGCAGAATAAGCAGTACCGAGCCGAATCTACAAAATATACCTATAAGAGAAGAGTTTGGCAGACAAATTAGAAGAGCTTTTATTCCGCGGACTAAAGATGGGTATATTGTCTCGGCTGATTATTCTCAGATTGAACTAAGGGTTTTAGCACATGTTTCGGGGGATGAGAAGCTAATAGAATCTTTTATGAATAACGAAGATATACATTTAAGAACAGCTGCTGAAGTTTTTAAAGTCCCAATGGAAAAAGTTACACCTGAAATGAGAAGAGCGGCAAAAGCCGTAAACTTTGGTATAATATATGGCATTAGCGATTATGGGCTTTCTCGAGACCTTAAAATATCAAGAAAAGAGGCAAAAGAGTATATAAATAATTATTTTGAAAGATACAAAGGAGTAAAAGAATATATTGAAAAAATAGTGCGATTTGCAAAAGAAAATGGCTATGTGACTACAATAATGAACAGAAGAAGATATATTCCTGAGATAAACTCAAGAAATTTTACTCAAAGGTCGCAGGCTGAGAGGTTAGCAATGAATGCTCCAATACAGGGAAGTGCGGCTGATATAATAAAAATGGCAATGGTTAAAGTTTATGAAGATTTTAAAAAATTGCAGTTAAAGTCTCAACTTATATTGCAAGTGCACGATGAGCTTGTAGTAGATACGTATAAAGATGAAGTAGATATTGTAAAGAAAATATTGAAAGAAAATATGGAAAATGTGATAAAACTAAAAGTTCCTCTTGTTGTTGAAATTGGTATAGGGCCCAATTGGTTTTTAGCCAAGTGAGGTGTACAAAAATGCAAGTAATTGGACTTACTGGCGGTATTGCATCAGGAAAAAGCACTGTTTCTAAGCTTTTAAAGAAGATGGGTGCTGTGATTATTGATGCAGATATTGTATCGA
The sequence above is a segment of the Thermoanaerobacter ethanolicus JW 200 genome. Coding sequences within it:
- the polA gene encoding DNA polymerase I produces the protein MSKFLVIDGSSLMYRAYYALPMLTTSEGLHTNALYGFTMMLIKLIEEEKPDYIAIAFDKKAPTFRHKEYQDYKATRQAMPEELTEQVDLLKEIIDGFNIKTLELEGYEADDIIGTISKLAEEKGMEVLVVTGDRDALQLVSDKVKVKISKKGITQMEEFDEKAVLERYEITPQQFIDLKGLMGDKSDNIPGIPNIGEKTAIKLLKEFGSVENLLQNLSQLKGKIKENIENNKELAVMSKRLATIKRDIPIEIDFEEYRVKDFNEEKLLELFNKLEFFSLIDNIKKKNNVEIVNNHKVQKWSKVDIRKLITLLQDSRNIAFYPLIYEGEIKKIAFSFGEDTVYIDVFQIEDLKEIFEKEEFEFTTHEIKDFLVKLSYKGIECKSKYIDTAVMAYLLNPSESNYDLDRVLKKYLKVDVPSYEEVFGKGRDKKKLEEIGEDILADYICSRCVHLFDLREKLMNFIEEMDMKKLLLEIEMPLVEVLKLMEVSGFTLDKEVLKELSQKIDDRIAEILDKIYKEAGYQFNVNSPKQLSEFLFEKLNLPVIKKTKTGYSTDSEVLEQLVPYNDVVSDIIEYRQLTKLKSTYIDGFLPLMDENNRVHSNFKQMVTATGRISSTEPNLQNIPIREEFGRQIRRAFIPRTKDGYIVSADYSQIELRVLAHVSGDEKLIESFMNNEDIHLRTAAEVFKVPMEKVTPEMRRAAKAVNFGIIYGISDYGLSRDLKISRKEAKEYINNYFERYKGVKEYIEKIVRFAKENGYVTTIMNRRRYIPEINSRNFTQRSQAERLAMNAPIQGSAADIIKMAMVKVYEDFKKLQLKSQLILQVHDELVVDTYKDEVDIVKKILKENMENVIKLKVPLVVEIGIGPNWFLAK